A region of Antedon mediterranea chromosome 8, ecAntMedi1.1, whole genome shotgun sequence DNA encodes the following proteins:
- the LOC140056981 gene encoding neural cell adhesion molecule 2-like: MSTSGRGKINLTFPNSVRSNSGEYHCSIEGSRQQYPGVTNLFVYWIEMVNLNNSTEQGFSNAKMMCRYGPADMPLTGYKWKKIKKDGTTEIEDCSKDSRFEVTSYQNSILSLKIKKAKLKDAGKYQCEVTPVDGGQILKDTTQLTIEKVPLIMEIPTIITRESVNYVKLILKLTNVKNYGEMSNVMWYKHIEGKENKLLTSINSPDSTSRYQCGYVDESSAYLEIRNVKSGDEGKYICQVEFKEMEQHRHSCSGRLTVQGKSRYTTGS, translated from the exons A TGTCTACAAGTGGTAGAGGAAAAATCAACCTAACGTTTCCAAATTCTGTGAGATCTAATTCAGGAGAGTACCACTGCAgtatagagggcagcagacaACAGTATCCAGGTGttacaaatttatttgtttatt ggATTGAGATGGTAAATTTAAACAACTCAACAGAACAAGGCTTCAGTAATGCTAAAATGATGTGCAGATATGGACCAGCAGATATGCCATTAACAGGTTACAAGTGGAAGAAGATTAAGAAAGATGGCACAACAGAGATTGAGGATTGTTCTAAAGATTCTAGATTTGAAGTAACAAGTTACCAAAATAGCATTCTGTCTTTGAAGATAAAGAAGGCTAAACTTAAAGATGCTGGCAAGTATCAATGTGAAGTGACGCCAGTTGATGGAGGACAAATACTGAAAGATACTACACAACTGACAATTGAAAAAG TTCCTCTCATCATGGAGATTCCGACCATTATTACCAGAGAGAGTGTAAATTATGTTAAGTTGATACTGAAGTTaacaaatgttaaaaattatggTGAAATGTCCAATGTCATGTGGTATAAGCATATTGAAGGTAAAGAAAACAAGCTGCTGACATCAATAAATTCACCTGATTCAACATCACGCTATCAATGTGGATATGTTGATGAAAGCAGTGCATATCTTGAGATCAGGAATGTTAAATCTGGAGATGAAGGAAAATACATATGTCAAGTTGAATTTAAAGAAATGGAGCAACACAGACACAGTTGTTCTGGAAGGTTAACAGTTCAAGGTAAAAGCAGATATACAACTGGATCATAA
- the LOC140057174 gene encoding junctional adhesion molecule B-like: protein MSVGNGRPRHKSLAGLFLFVVLLDNTKNTCGQLETKFNQTAKEGDTEVVISCDYSQFTSTTSAIQWDELNEDRVIINHGFVNDDKIENRRFKLTVTPGKADLVLSQPMRNDSGRTFQCEIQTTNGDTQRLNPSMLTIYYLDQPILDTSASTVYEGQSVTFTCSKPDGDPIPHITWYKDGQTANTNNPSRYEIANTSTESVLKIKSATEEDGGRYTCKAKSDQFKGDDAKTSVKVQLHTIEYYIVVTFTSKDGFATCTAEGHPTPSSVLILQDGEVVKEGENTATIEIDDEICPSSFTCFAENGNLNETTTMEKCNTDLKSFYIILIVVIIVGLFLFLWLLLVVCKYFDL, encoded by the exons ATGAGTGTGGGAAACGGGAGACCGAGACATAAA tctCTTGCAGGCCTGTTTTTGTTTGTAGTATTGTTGGATAATACTAAAAACA CATGTGGTCAATTGGAGACAAAATTTAACCAGACAGCTAAAGAAGGTGATACTGAAGTGGTGATTTCTTGTGATTATTCACAATTTACTTCTACTACATCTGCAATACAATGGGATGAACTAAATGAAGATAGAGTAATTATTAATCATGGTTTTGTTAATGATGATAAGATAGAAAATAGGCGTTTCAAATTAACCGTTACACCTGGGAAAGCTGATTTGGTGTTGTCACAGCCAATGAGAAATGATTCTGGACGAACATTCCAGTGTGAGATACAAACAACAAATGGAGATACTCAAAGACTAAATCCATCTATGCTAACTATTTATT ACTTGGATCAACCAATTCTTGATACCTCAGCAAGCACTGTCTATGAAGGTCAATCAGTGACCTTTACCTGTAGTAAACCTGATGGTGATCCTATTCCTCACATTACTTGGTATAAAGATGGACAGACAGCCAACACCAACAACCCTTCTAGATATGAGATTGCAAATACCAGTACAGAGTCAGTTCTTAAGATTAAATCAGCTACTGAAGAAGATGGTGGGAGATATACATGTAAAGCAAAAAGTGATCAGTTTAAAGGAGATGATGCTAAGACAAGTGTCAAAGTACAGTTGCACACAATTGAATATT ATATTGTTGTTACTTTTACATCTAAAGATGGTTTTGCAACATGTACAGCAGAGGGCCATCCCACGCCATCATCAGTATTGATATTACAAGATGGAGAAGTGGTTAAGGAAGGAGAAAATACAGCTACTATAGAAATAGATGACGAGATATGTCCATCAAGTTTTACATGTTTTGCAGAGAATGGGAATCTCAATGAAACAACAACAATGGAGAAGTGTAATACAG ATTTAAAATCATTCTACATCATTCTGATTGTTGTGATAATTGTTGGTTTGTTCCTATTCCTATGGTTACTGCTCGTTGTTTGTAAGTATTTTGATCTTTAA